A portion of the Fibrobacter sp. genome contains these proteins:
- a CDS encoding protein kinase, which translates to MDELVGTTIGGCKILEKIGHGGMGTVYKAHHLALDIIVAVKVLKPLSDVPDAKERFLREARIAAKLRHPNIIGVTNVGCENGVHFIVMDYVDGKTLQTIISEKGKIEPQEAVRITMQVLSALQLALKNGIVHRDIKPENIMIDKTGNAKLADLGLARIDGDIRLTLPNVMLGSPHYAAPEQTENPSAADCRSDIYALGCTLYHMLAGSTPFPGKSIVDVIVKHMHRPVPLLKDNHPSIPVPLSDVVEKMMQKEPDKRFQTPSEVIEALNSSFPEIFGAQYSSSENFTSSKKELKPALLWSLVAGGVIVAFVLLFLLMPKSAPEPTPEPVSVSDTLIDSAVTAENVADVSDEKSAVPEDQKRNKASKQKSNKDPVTVSSTETQEKVRENPLLAAVKIGDTETLRQMLAQGVSPRCEKGAATTPLHEAVRRGLTVETQLLLQHGADPNARDKKGDTPLHYAVRENAFLIVSHLLQNGADPNLADHKGKVPLRTAELIDTELERLLLKYGAK; encoded by the coding sequence ATGGACGAACTTGTTGGAACCACAATCGGGGGATGTAAGATTCTTGAAAAAATCGGGCATGGGGGGATGGGGACTGTCTATAAAGCTCATCATCTTGCTTTAGACATAATCGTCGCAGTCAAAGTGCTTAAACCTCTCTCTGATGTACCCGATGCCAAAGAACGTTTTCTCAGAGAAGCCCGGATCGCCGCAAAACTCCGTCATCCCAACATCATTGGGGTAACAAATGTGGGTTGTGAAAACGGAGTCCATTTTATTGTAATGGACTATGTCGATGGGAAGACATTGCAAACCATCATTTCTGAAAAAGGCAAGATAGAGCCGCAGGAGGCAGTAAGGATTACCATGCAGGTTCTTTCCGCTCTTCAATTGGCCTTAAAAAACGGGATAGTGCATAGGGATATAAAACCGGAAAACATTATGATCGATAAAACCGGTAACGCAAAACTAGCCGATCTTGGTCTTGCACGGATTGACGGAGACATTCGTTTGACTTTACCCAATGTGATGTTGGGAAGTCCTCATTATGCAGCCCCTGAGCAAACCGAAAATCCCAGTGCTGCGGATTGCCGTTCCGATATTTATGCCTTGGGTTGCACATTATATCACATGCTTGCCGGTTCGACTCCATTTCCGGGAAAATCGATTGTGGATGTTATTGTTAAGCACATGCACCGTCCGGTTCCGCTATTAAAGGATAATCACCCTTCAATTCCAGTGCCGCTTTCTGATGTAGTTGAAAAAATGATGCAGAAGGAGCCGGATAAGCGTTTTCAGACTCCATCGGAAGTCATTGAAGCCTTAAACAGCAGTTTTCCTGAGATCTTTGGTGCTCAATACAGTTCCTCTGAAAACTTTACCTCTTCCAAAAAAGAACTCAAACCGGCTCTTCTATGGAGCTTAGTCGCAGGTGGTGTTATTGTTGCTTTTGTGCTGCTCTTTTTACTTATGCCAAAATCTGCGCCAGAGCCGACACCAGAACCGGTTTCTGTTTCAGATACATTGATCGATTCTGCGGTTACTGCCGAAAATGTGGCAGATGTAAGTGATGAGAAAAGTGCAGTGCCAGAGGATCAAAAGAGAAATAAAGCCAGTAAGCAAAAGAGTAATAAGGATCCGGTAACGGTTTCTTCTACTGAAACGCAGGAAAAGGTCAGGGAGAATCCTCTTTTAGCAGCAGTGAAGATAGGGGATACCGAAACGCTCCGGCAGATGCTCGCTCAGGGAGTATCACCTCGATGTGAGAAGGGGGCCGCTACGACACCTCTTCATGAAGCGGTCCGCCGTGGATTGACAGTAGAAACACAGTTACTTCTGCAGCATGGCGCAGATCCTAATGCCAGGGATAAAAAAGGAGACACACCGCTTCATTATGCAGTAAGGGAAAATGCCTTTCTTATTGTTTCGCATCTGCTTCAGAATGGTGCTGATCCCAATCTTGCAGATCATAAAGGGAAAGTTCCCTTGAGAACTGCAGAATTAATCGATACTGAGCTGGAAAGATTGCTCTTGAAATATGGGGCAAAGTGA